One Eubacteriales bacterium mix99 genomic window carries:
- the lipA gene encoding lipoyl synthase has protein sequence MAKPEWLKIRARNTPEAAKVRKMLKGLSLHSVCEEAACPNQMECFGRKTATFMILGRHCTRNCTFCNVRKGRADPVDPEEPSHVAEAVRELGLYYVVITSVTRDDLPDGGADHFARTIREVRALNPSTAVEVLIPDFRGDINALKLVVDARPEVLNHNVETIPRLYATVRPMAQYHRSLCLLRNAKDLYPDQITKSGIMVGLGEKEQEVAEVMGDLREVGCDILTVGQYLAPSRQHHPVTEYVRPEVFDRYREIGRELGFRYVASAPLVRSSYHAEEALRA, from the coding sequence ATGGCAAAGCCGGAATGGCTGAAGATAAGGGCAAGGAACACCCCGGAGGCGGCAAAGGTCCGAAAAATGCTGAAAGGCCTTTCTCTGCATTCCGTATGTGAGGAGGCAGCCTGTCCCAATCAAATGGAGTGTTTCGGAAGGAAAACGGCCACTTTCATGATCCTGGGGAGGCATTGCACCCGGAACTGTACGTTCTGCAATGTCCGGAAAGGCCGTGCGGATCCGGTGGATCCGGAAGAACCGTCTCATGTGGCAGAGGCGGTCCGGGAACTCGGCCTGTATTATGTGGTGATTACCTCTGTTACCCGGGACGATCTGCCGGACGGCGGAGCGGATCATTTTGCGCGGACGATCCGGGAGGTGCGGGCCCTCAATCCGTCCACTGCTGTGGAAGTGCTGATTCCTGATTTCAGGGGCGATATCAACGCCCTGAAGTTGGTGGTGGATGCCCGCCCGGAGGTTCTCAATCATAATGTGGAAACGATTCCCCGGCTGTACGCCACCGTCCGGCCCATGGCACAGTATCATCGGTCTCTTTGCCTGCTCCGGAATGCAAAGGATCTGTACCCGGATCAAATCACCAAATCCGGCATTATGGTGGGATTGGGAGAGAAGGAACAGGAAGTGGCGGAGGTGATGGGGGACTTAAGGGAAGTGGGATGCGATATCCTGACAGTGGGTCAGTACCTGGCGCCCTCCAGGCAGCACCATCCTGTGACGGAATATGTCCGGCCGGAAGTTTTTGACCGGTACCGGGAGATCGGCAGGGAACTGGGATTCCGGTATGTGGCTTCCGCTCCCCTTGTCCGGAGTTCCTATCATGCGGAGGAAGCCCTGCGGGCTTGA